A region of the Phaseolus vulgaris cultivar G19833 chromosome 11, P. vulgaris v2.0, whole genome shotgun sequence genome:
CCCTCGTATTGCCTTACGTCAAAGAGATCGTAAGAGACTGGTGGGGGAGCCCGGTTGACAATGTATTGTTCTCTGAACAACGTTGAGAATTTATCGAATGAAGTAATGTGCCCATGAGGAagactgacgaaccagtccaacgttGTGCATGAAAGTGTACTCATGAACAACTTACAGTGCATGGCGTCAGAGCCTCCTGAAAGCATCATCTATGTGTGGAAAGTTGTGATATGAGCCTCTGGGTCCTCTATACCTGTGAAGGTCACCTTCGGGCCCATGAACGTGTCTGGTATCATAGTGTCCATGATCGCCTTAGAGAACGACATGGGGCGAGCCCTAACTGGATTAGGCAAGGCTTTCTCATCCACCGTACGTTCTCTTACGTGTTGCAAACTCTTGTTGGTTttgcgcaactcctcattgCTTGCCTGTGACGCGGCCATGTCGACCTGGAAACGATCCTGATCGACTTTGGACGCTGCTACAGCCTGCTAAAGGGCATGTATGGTCTCCATGAGTTTTTGCATGGTGACGTTATCCCCTCCTTCTAGCGCAACTGATCTTTGCCTCGTAGTCCTCATGTTGCTGGGTTGTGAAtgggacctagttttatcgggccccacggtgggcgccaaattttctcgccggttgactcagccgtcgttgacttcaaaggcagaCGGTGGTTCCTCTTATCTCCTGGTGGTTTTCGCTCTCTCCTTGGGTGGCTGAGAGTGGCTTTGTTTTAGACAGAGGGggtcctacctgttgattgcactccaacgatcaagtcagtaatgggctagaaacaataagtatgtgaaagcagtttcagtcttagaaacaacataccttttctagggttcttaccaccctttatatagcaTGTATTAGGTAAACTTCCCTATCCCTCAAGGATCTTTCCTTAGGTGGAATTAGGGTTTACTGGTGAGGCATCCTGTGATTGCACAGCTTAGCGCAGCTGTGACAGAAGACTTGTCTCTTCTGGCGTGCAATCACTCTAACAGCATAgccgccagggtaccaactcatctACCCGCACTGCGGTGTCATCTGTTCTGTGGGTGCCCTaattattcacgtgccatgcatatagtctttccttggaaaccctaacctttacgggccttagcgcctccagggaacacttgcttgtgtcgtacccgaatgtactatacacaccccatgcatgatcctTTCGTGATTTAGGTCTTTATGGTATCTGGGTGTTAACTCACGTTAACTCATACTATTTGTGGGGCCTAGCTTACATGGCCCATTATTACTGTTGGACCACCGAGGTCCGATGTCGACGTCTGATGTCGACCTCTTCTTCAGCCGATGTCCGAGGTCTGGCCAGTACAAATACCTTCCCAAAAGATGatccttttgttttttttttttggtcagcaaagaattaaatttaaattaaacgGGACATTTCAGGgatgtcccaacccttatacaaacctCATACACCACATATTGTTAAAATCACATGTGGATCATATAAGTTATAGGTCAACATGGGCACATCGGACAACACAACAGGGAAACCAAAAAAACTGCAAAGGAATATGGAGATATGCAACAAAAGCAGGAAGAAACATCCCAgcaagttactccgcaaggctGCAAAGAACACCTTTTATAGCTCTATTCTAACCACCCATAAACCTGCAAGAGCATGTACCAAATACCTTGGCCCAAATACTCAACCTGTACTTCGAAAACCAGGATCCAGGCATTGAATTTGTGTCTCAGCTATTTGGTTAGAACAGAATCTTGGCTAATACACATAATTTGACACGTTGCACTTCCAACCTTCCATCTTTTTCATGCCACCTCCCAGCACCTGCTTGTAACCCCTGTAGCCTTTTTAGGTGTCCATGGATTGCCTTCCCTTACGTACTTGGCCTCAACATTCACACCCCTGCACCCTACTTACGTGGCCTTAACAGGAATAAAGCACCGAACACCACCTGAAAACATAGGGGCATATTCCCTGCACCGTGAAGCACCCCTTGGGTTCAAAAACATAGCAAAATCATCAGACTCTCCCTTCACGTTCACCCACCGTTTCGGCCTTCTTAAAGACTATGCTTCCTCCACTCCAACTAACAGCACCAGCCAATAAAACCACCTAAGGGCCTGTGCTTCTTTCCATCACAGCTAGCAGACCTTAAAGACTTGATAAGATCGGGCATCCAGACTTAGTAGCAACATCTTATAAGAACATCCCGGAATAACTATGCTCTCGTTCCAATTCTCCATACTAACAAAAATACCCCTCTAATAGGCAAGGTGATCTTTGATTACATAGACAGCCCCTAGGCTCCAGTCGGCACTAGCCTTAGCCTTTTGAAACTCTAAAAACTTGTCCACTTCATATTCAGCTCCAGCTTTATaaagctccaccccaacagctaaCAAGTGTTACCACCCCTCTCCTCCCCTACCTCTTATACTTCTTACGGCAGATTGGATGACCATGGTCTTCCCTTTGTTGGTACCTTGGTGAAAGTTATTAGCTATTTTTTTGATACAGAGGGCCTTCTGCCAGTACCCTTCTGGGTTTAATGTCTTCACAAATCCTGCTTCTTCACATTACTATAAAAAACTCACCACAAGCTCTCCAGGCTGGGGGGTTGCTTGCCCAGAGCACTCCACACTGCAGATTATTAGTACATCTTGGCATTGACCTACACCAGTATCAGTGTCATTACTCAGAAACCGTTTGTGGGGACAAAACTGTCAACGAATAACCAGAAGGCACTGATTCAGATTCAAAATCCAGTCAGATAGCCCATATGAAAAGTCAGTTGCCTTGTGTTTTATCCACAACCAAGATTGCACTTAAGCATTTTGGAGGATTTCGTCCGCGTCCGGTACCCCATCCTTGAAAACTATCAGGTTCCTCTGCTCCCAAATGCACTTGATAATTGTCGCCCACAAACCTATCCACACTTGATTTTGCTTGCTAGAAAGGTGGATTAAGTAAAAGTTTAACATATGGTTCCTGATATCCTTGTTTTGGACCCCCAAAACACCAATCCAGCAGTAGCATCGAGACCAGACTTGTTGTGCAAGAGCACAATCAAGGAACAAGTGTTGGGAAGATTCTTCGGACAGGTTGCACAAAGGGCATAGGGAAGAGATCACGGACACTCCTCTCCTAAATAAGTTAACTCTAGTAAGGATTCTGTCATGAAGGACTCTCCACGCTGTTATAAGTGCTTTGGGTGGGGCTTTTGCTTGCCATAAAGTACTAAAAACTCCTTCACTTACTCCAGTAGCTTGGTGGTTGGCCAAGATAGAGTAAGCTGATTTCACTGAAAAAGAACCAGTTGGATCCTTCCTCCAAACAAGGTGGTCATGAGAATCCTTACATATAACTCCCGTATACAAGCTTGAGAACATATTTTCCTCCAGATTTGACTCCCAATCGTATCTGTCCCTTCTCCAATTAAGCTGCCACTGCCACCTACCATTCTCCCATCCTCCTACCTCCCCCACCTTCTTACCCTGATCAAGAGACAAAGAGTAAAGTCTAGGATACGAGGCTTTAAGGTTGTTATTTTGTAACCACGTGTCCTCCCAAAATCGGACTAAGCCTCCATCGCCTACTTTCCACAAGATAGCCTTGTGGAACCATTCTTCCTCTTCCCCTTCACCGCATACCTTAGCTAAGTCCTTCCACCATCGTGATTGGTATCTCTGCCTTGTCTTTCCTCTCTCTATTTCTGTACCATATTTAGATCCAAGAATTTCTTTCATTTTCCCTCCCTCATTACTCATAATCCGCCATTTCCATTTCGCCAAGAGAGCCGCATTAAAACACCTAGTCTCTTTAATGCCCAACCCTCCTTCCTCCTGAGGCATACAAACATTTTTCCAAGTTACCCAAGAGATTGTTTTGTTTTCACTACCCCATGCCCAAAGGAACTTCCTTTGTAAACTACAAATGCTATCATGTACTGTTGTAGGGGCTTTGAAAACAGAAAGGTAAAACAAAGGTATGGCAGTGAAGACCGACTTGAGCAGACAAATCCGACCCGCCATAGATGAAAATCTTCCTTTCCATGAACTTAGTTTGGACTCAATTTTCTTAATTACCGGCTCCCAAAACTGTTTCTTCCTCGGATTTCCCCCCACTTCGACGCCCAAATATTTAAAGGCTAGCTGCATGGTATTGCAGTTTAGGGTCTTCGCATAGGTGCTCAGGGCGTAGCTATCGACACTAATGCCTACCAACTTTGATTTATGAAAGTTAACTTTCAAACCAAACAGGATTTCATAACAACGAAGGATGGCCTTGATAGCAAAGATGTTTGAGAAGGAATCTTCACACATAAAAAGTGTATCATCTGCAAACTGAAGTAAGCAACACTCAATACTATTCCTTCCCACCTTTATACCCCTGAGAACGTTCATTCCTAACGCTTGTCTCACCAACCCTACTAAACCTTCAGCTACCACTAAGATCAAGAAGGGGGCAAGGGGGTCCCCCTGTCTCAACCCCCTAGATGGTTTGAATTCCTCCGTAGGGCTCCCGTTGATCAAGACAGACATAGACGACGACACCATACACCCTTTAACCCACAAGATCCATTTGTCGTGAAAACCCAACCTCCGAAGCATATCAAACAAGAAAGACCACCTTACGGAGTCGTACGCCTTTTCAAAATCCACCTTAAAACAGACCCCACTCCTCCTATTTAACTTTATCTCTTCGAAGATTTCATTAACCATAACAACACTATCCGTTAGACCTCTTTCGCTTAGGAAGGCAGACTGGCAATCATCAATGATCATCGACATAACTTTCTTCATGCGTCGTGACAAAACCTTAGTAATAATCTTATAAATAACACCTACAAGAGATATCAGACGAAATTGATCAAGCGAGGAAGGATTCCTAACCTTGAGGACAAGAGCAATGAAGGAGGCATTGCAACCTTTCGGAAAGGTTCCCGTAGCGTGAAAAAAGTGCACCGCTGCCATAACATCAGACTTGATCACATCCCAACAAGATTTAATGAAGTTGAAGTTAAACCCGTCCAGACCCGGGCTCTTTGACCCTCCACACTGCCACATAGCATCCTTCACTTCTTCCTCAAAAAAGCTAGTTATCATATTCATGCTCACCTCAGGAGACAGGGATTTAAAGTCCACCGAACCGAGGTTAACGTCGTAGTCCTGTGTAGCTGTgaaacgcttttcaaacaatGACTTTGCTTCCCTATGAACAACTTTCAGTTCCTCACACCATAGACCGCCAATCTCAACCCCTTTAACCTCATTCTTAAGTCTTCTCCATCAAATTGCATTGTAAAAGAATTTTGAATTCATGTCCCCATACTTGATCCAATTCCCCCTCGCCTTTTGTCTGTAAATGGAGTCTAGCTTTTTCTCAACCAACCCCAACTGACTGAACAATTCCATTCTTCTCATCTTACCATTCTCCTCAAGAACATCATTGTCATCTAGGTCCTCTATTTCTGCCACAATAGTTTTCTTATTAGATTCCATACAGTCGAACACTTCTTTATTCCACACTCTTATATCAGCCTTCAGGAGCTTCATTTTGTCTTTAAGTGTGGACATACTATTGCCATGGACAAGATATGATCCCCATTTTCCTTTACCAATGCCTTAAAACCCAGTTCTGCAAGCCACACATCTAAAGACCTGAACGATTTAGGCCCCCAGTCTTTAACACACGACTTCAACACAAGAGCACAGTGATCCGATACCATTCTTGGTTGTACGTATTGCTTAGATGCAGGCCATTGATTGAGCCACTCTTCAGACACCAAGATTCTATCTAGTCTACTCTTAGCTATGCCATTGGATTTGAACCAAGTGTACTTTTTACCAACAAAGGGTAGGTCCACCAAACCATTACTTTCGATAAAGCAATTAAAACCATTAATCTCCTTCTTTTGGCTTGAGCTACCTCTTATCCCTTTCCTTTCGTCTTCACTCCTAACAGCGTTGAAATCACCACAGACACACCAAGCCAAGTTAACATATGATTGCTTAAGAGTCGTCAAGGTTTCCCACAACACAACCTTATCCTTTAGGTTACACGCTGCATAGACATTTACCACTACACACTGACATTTAGCTTTCAGATGTTGGCCCACAATTGCAATGAAACCTTTTCCAACCACATGACTGCCATAAGAGAAAACTTCTTTATGCCACATTGTTACAATACTCCTTGCCCCATTGACCCCTTCGTAGTGGACCCAACTGATATTACTATCACCCCATAACGAAAAACACTTAGAATCTGAAAAAGATGAAGTTTTAGACTCTTGCAAACATAAGAACTCAACACCCTCCTTTCCCACAATATGTCTCAAGTATCGTGCTTTCGTCCCCCCTCCCAACCCTCTTATATTGAGGTTGACTATAATCACGGTCCCACTTTTTTCTTACCCGCCTTGGACTTTTTGTTAACTTCATTGTCCCTTACCTCCAAACGGTCCAGTTCTCCGACCACACCCTCCTCATCCCCTGAGCATTGCATTCCCAAGTTTTGGCCCAAATCCCAGATTCTAACAGATTCAACAGCTTGCTATTCTAACTTAATCTGACTATTACATTGATTGATATCATTAGTCGATTTCGCAAAAGAGCAGCGACTTAACCTGGATGAAGAACTTACCCCATGGAGGGACCCAATACTGCCATTGGTTCTCCATTTTGGCTGGGCAATTCGCTCACCGTGATCCCGCGAGGTTTTTCTCACCATCAGTCTACGAAATTCCAGCGAGGTTTTGCTTGCCGCTTCTATGTGGGTTAAAACCTTACTCCCATTAATTGTCCCCACTACGCACCTGTCCCGTCGTCGGTTTGTGCTTACACTGGGTTGGGGGTCAAAACTTCCTGACGATGAGTCATGTCCCTCGCTGTATTCTCCATTCACAAATACTTAAAAGGAGATTGCATTACAATACAGTTAAGCATAAACACATAATTACGCATATGTAGCTTATTTACACCCACTCCGCCTAACCTACTTTTAGAGAAATTCACTTTTATAGCAATGAATGACCTTCAACAAGAGAATGCACATGCAAGGCAGAGGGTGGATGCAGCCTAAAGGGCAAAAGAAGTATTTCTAAGGAAGTGGAGGAATCTTGACTATGTGTGGAAGAAGCATTAAATGCATATGAGCCTCCAATATAAGAATAAAGAGATGTAATTGTGGAGGTTAGCCTAGAAATTGtgacataaataataatttctttttaatttattgaattcCTTGTATAATGAAGATCTTGAATCTTGAaagaatatttatattaattaacaaTGTTcttgagtaaaaaaaataaaaacaaataatgttACCTTTATTAAAGAATTTATTTGTACATTTTAACAGATCATCAATGTTCATTAACTTCAACTCATTCAAGTCATTTTTTTTTGCTTTGACAAGATTTGTTTCAACTGTAATTATGCTCAAGAGGTTCATaagtttgaaaaaaaaggaTTCCAAGAGATGATTATTAGTTATGAATGATCTTTTTACAAAATGTATAATGTGGATAATGTATAATTTGTGgggaaaaaaaaactttgttggTTGAGGATTGGTGGATTAAGGTTGATTgtacacattttttaattactCTATTTATGGTGTTCCCAGAAAAATAGATATGAATATTGTTTCTCTTCACTTGATATATGAAATGTGGAATTTAATAATTGAAAATGCGAGAAGTGTCATATACAACATAAGAAAAGACATTCCATCCTTTTATGAGATAGTAAACTCAACATTAACTGATCATTGGACCAATAGTAGTGCATCTCTTCATTATCTCATTCTTTAAATCCAAtgcaatataatatatttttaaattaatttatgattatattttattgtgaatttttttgtttataataaacttataatattaattaatttatatgtacatatttttaatgttatatatattatagttgGGAATAGATAAGTGAAGACTCACAAAGACCTcctgttatataaaaaaaaggaactTAGTTATGAAATGAAGAAATTTTTTAGTAGGTACTTTGATGGATGTAAGAAAACAAGTAAACGCAGAGTCTGCAAACTTTTCAGATGGAAGGGGAGATTTTGTCGATGTTGACTTTTTAAGGAATAGTGGTAAGATAGATGCAAAATTATGGTGAATTGTTCATTGAAATTATGCACCAACACTTCATAAGATAGTTCTTAAGTTAATTGGATAACTACCTTCTTCTTGTGAAAGAAATTGAAGTACATACTATTTATGAATTctttaaaatgaaataagatTATACCTCAAGGATATTTTATTTGTCCATATCAATTTTCATCTTCGGTCTTTGCAAAgtataatgaagaaaaaaactaaACTATGAGATATTACAAAAACCAATGACGTCAATGAGATTTTTTGTGTTTAGGGTTTAGCCTAATCTTTGTTGTACTCTTATTCATATCGGTGTTGGTGCTTTACATGTCATATCTACCAGCTCTATGGTTACCTAGTGACTCAAACCTTTGATAGTCCACTATTTCCTCTTCCTCTCCAGGAACAACATCGCTGCCAATAAATTATTCACCCCtcaatcatatttttatttaatcttaTCTCCTCAATTACTTTGATGTTATAtaccatgttttttttttatcattaaagaTATTAATTGAACCCTGCACAAAAGTAAAAGTAGTTgtacataatattatttaattttgtagcACCTACATCCCAACACTCCTAGCATATGCCTTTTGTGCCTACTTATCTACTCAAAATGACTTTCATAGTTGCTTCTTTAATGGATATTTGAGTCTTTCCCTTATTACTATAAAGTACAATATGTAATTAtcttgaaatttgaaattacGTAGATACACTTACATTTGATACAAATCTTGTTCCCTGAAACATA
Encoded here:
- the LOC137806051 gene encoding uncharacterized protein; amino-acid sequence: MAVLGPSMGIWDLGQNLGMQCSGDEEGVVGELDRLEVRDNEVNKKSKADSKCFSLWGDSNISWVHYEGVNGARSIVTMWHKEVFSYGSHVVGKGFIAIVGQHLKAKCQCVVVNVYAACNLKDKVVLWETLTTLKQSYVNLAWCVCGDFNAVRSEDERKGIRGSSSQKKEINGFNCFIESNGLVDLPFVGKKYTWFKSNGIAKSRLDRILVSEEWLNQWPASKQYVQPRMVSDHCALVLKSCVKDWGPKSFRSLDVWLAELGFKALVKENGDHILSMAIVCPHLKTK